In Populus trichocarpa isolate Nisqually-1 chromosome 7, P.trichocarpa_v4.1, whole genome shotgun sequence, the following proteins share a genomic window:
- the LOC7459952 gene encoding mitogen-activated protein kinase homolog MMK1, with translation MDGGGTADTEMSDAPEQEQAPPQPMGGGGGGGGGGMENIPATLSHGGRFIQYNIFGNIFEVTAKYKPPIMPIGKGAYGIVCSALNSETNEHVAIKKIANAFDNKIDAKRTLREIKLLRHMDHENVVAIRDIIPPPQRESFNDVYIAYELMDTDLHQIIRSNQVLSEEHCQYFLYQILRGLKYIHSANVLHRDLKPSNLLLNANCDLKICDFGLARVTSETDFMTEYVVTRWYRAPELLLNSSDYTAAIDVWSVGCVFMELMDRKPLFPGRDHVHQLRLLMELIGTPSEAELGFLNENAKRYIRQLPLHRRQSFTEKFPTVHPAAIDLIEKMLTFDPRQRITVEEALAHPYLTSLHDISDEPICMTPFSFDFEQHALTEEQMKELIYREALAFNPEYQN, from the exons ATGGACGGTGGAGGTACGGCGGATACAGAGATGTCGGATGCCCCGGAACAAGAGCAGGCTCCACCACAACCTatgggaggaggaggaggaggaggaggtggagggATGGAGAATATACCGGCAACGTTGAGTCATGGAGGGAGGtttatacaatataatatatttggaaatatatttgaAGTTACTGCTAAGTATAAACCTCCTATTATGCCTATTGGTAAAGGGGCTTATGGCATCGTCTG TTCGGCTTTGAATTCTGAGACAAATGAGCATGTGGCAATAAAGAAGATAGCAAATGCGTTTGATAATAAGATTGATGCAAAGAGGACACTTCGCGAGATCAAGTTGCTTCGCCACATGGATCATGAAAAT GTTGTGGCAATCAGGGATATAATTCCTCCACCGCAGAGGGAATCGTTTAATGATGTTTATATTGCATATGAGCTAATGGACACTGACCTGCATCAGATCATTCGCTCCAATCAAGTATTATCAGAAGAGCACTGTCAG TATTTCCTGTATCAGATACTCCGTGGATTGAAATATATACATTCTGCAAACGTCCTGCATAGAGATTTAAAACCTAGCAATCTCCTCCTGAATGCTAATTGTGACTTGAAGATATGTGATTTTGGTCTGGCTCGTGTCACCTCGGAAACTGATTTCATGACAGAATATGTTGTTACAAGATGGTATCGAGCACCAGAGCTGCTCTTGAACTCCTCAGATTACACTGCAGCTATTGATGTGTGGTCAGTGGGTTGTGTGTTCATGGAGCTGATGGATCGAAAGCCCCTATTTCCTGGCCGAGATCATGTGCATCAGCTTCGTTTGCTTATGGAg CTGATTGGCACCCCATCAGAGGCTGAGTTGggttttttgaatgaaaatgcaAAGAGATACATTCGGCAACTGCCACTTCATCGCCGTCAGTCATTCACTGAAAAGTTCCCAACTGTCCACCCGGCAGCTATTGATCTTATTGAAAAGAtgttaacttttgatcccagaCAGAGAATTACTG TTGAGGAAGCACTTGCTCATCCATACCTAACATCGCTTCACGACATCAGTGATGAACCAATCTGCATGACCCCCTTCAGCTTTGACTTTGAGCAGCATGCACTGACTGAAGAACAGATGAAGGAACTTATTTATCGGGAAGCTCTTGCATTCAACCCTGAATACCAGAACTAG
- the LOC7469553 gene encoding wax ester synthase/diacylglycerol acyltransferase 4, whose protein sequence is MELLRDQETSEPVSPSGQFLNNSVLSISIIAVLELEEPFDDSLAIPLLNDLFLPINPRFSSIMVTDKDGVKRWKKVEVRLKDHVSVPVFASGMSTQFYDECLDDYLSKMAMEQFPQSQPLWEVHIIKYPTSHAASNIVFKFHHSLGDGISLMGALLSCLKRADNPSLPLTFPSVQLHANKNGRDLSMFRKVPRFLSSVYNTLSEMCSTIAKSSLFEDDKTPIRSRHSGVEFLPVSITTMAFSLDHIKQIKARLGVTLNDVITGTIFLGVRIYMETVSQGSGNARSTSLVLLNTRVHRGYRSVQEMLKPGAELPWGNHFAFLNIPIPKLRDEEARNNPLQFVLKARKVIKRRRSSFGVYLTAKYLQLVGKFSGPKRASKYIHGTLENTSIGITNLMGPIEQLAVGNSPIKGLYFVVTGSPQSLMTGIVSYAGKLRVALLVEKDFIDPQKLRSHIDKAFGMIFKAACGTSTDPPAN, encoded by the exons ATGGAGCTTCTGCGAGATCAAGAAACATCAGAACCCGTTAGCCCTTCAGGACAATTCCTGAACAACTCTGTTCTGTCAATCTCTATCATTGCTGTTTTGGAATTGGAAGAGCCATTTGATGACTCTCTAGCTATTCCATTGCTCAATGATCTCTTCCTCCCTATCAATCCTCGTTTCTCCTCCATTATG GTTACAGATAAAGATGGAGTAAAGCGATGGAAGAAGGTTGAGGTGAGGCTCAAAGATCATGTCAGTGTTCCAGTTTTCGCCTCCGGAATGTCAACACAATTTTATGATGAATGCCTTGATGATTATCTTTCAAAAATGGCAATGGAACAATTTCCACAAAGCCAGCCATTGTGGGAAGTTCACATTATAAAATACCCCACAAGCCATGCAGCTAGTAACATAGTGTTCAAGTTTCACCATTCCCTTGGTGATGGCATCTCTTTAATGGGAGCTCTCCTTTCTTGTTTAAAAAGAGCTGATAACCCTTCTCTTCCCTTGACATTTCCTTCTGTTCAGTTGCATGCCAATAAGAATGGCAGAGATCTTAGCATGTTCAGGAAAGTGCCTAGATTTTTGTCATCGGTTTACAACACGCTATCAGAAATGTGTTCAACCATTGCAAAGAGTTCCTTGTTCGAGGATGACAAGACACCAATACGATCCAGGCATTCTGGGGTGGAGTTTCTTCCTGTTTCCATAACAACAATGGCTTTCTCTCTTGATCATATCAAACAAATCAAGGCCAGGCTTGGAGTG ACATTAAATGATGTCATTACTGGAACAATATTCTTGGGAGTTAGGATATACATGGAAACAGTGAGTCAAGGATCAGGCAACGCACGTAGTACATCATTGGTGTTGCTTAACACAAGAGTGCATAGAGGCTACAGGTCGGTCCAAGAAATGTTAAAACCTGGTGCTGAGTTGCCATGGGGTAACCATTTTGCTTTCTTGAACATACCGATTCCCAAGTTAAGAGATGAAGAGGCTAGGAATAATCCCCTGCAATTTGTCTTGAAAGCAAGAAAAGTCATCAAGAGGAGGAGAAGCTCATTTGGTGTTTACCTCACCGCCAAGTATCTTCAGCTTGTTGGGAAATTTAGCGGTCCAAAG AGAGCATCTAAGTACATACATGGCACGTTGGAGAATACAAGCATAGGAATCACAAATTTAATGGGACCGATAGAGCAGCTGGCGGTGGGTAACAGTCCAATCAAGGGGCTATACTTCGTGGTGACAGGGTCGCCTCAG AGCCTTATGACTGGAATAGTAAGCTATGCCGGAAAGCTCAGAGTTGCTTTGCTGGTAGAAAAGGACTTCATCGATCCACAGAAGCTCAGGTCACACATAGACAAGGCATTTGGCATGATCTTCAAGGCTGCATGTGGAACAAGCACCGACCCGCCGGCCAATTAA
- the LOC7459951 gene encoding uncharacterized protein LOC7459951 isoform X3, giving the protein MGKNQAYKAMQRARLGSSSGGPEEIEDGMVDGSFHSPEWHAARLASLNTTHTVTWEEYKKKQKEDEMRKGELEADKDRMMREYRAQLDAERARKLAHGRNHSGSKSSHQKDRKDRDSKKRSSKKRKAVLHVPLMVR; this is encoded by the exons ATGGGTAAAAATCAAGCTTACAAAGCTATGCAAAGAGCCAGGCTTGGCTCCAGCTCTGGTGGTCCTGAAGAGATTGAAGATGGCATG GTGGATGGTTCTTTTCATTCACCAGAGTGGCATGCTGCTCGTTTGGCCAGCCTTAATACAACTCACACAGTAACCTGGGAAGAGTACAAGAAAAAGCAAAAG GAGGATGAAATGAGGAAGGGGGAACTAGAAGCAGATAAGGATAGAATGATGAGGGAGTACCGAGCTCAATTGGATGCTGAAAGGGCACGCAAACTTGCTCATGGCCGGAATCACTCTGGTAGCAAATCTAGTCATCAAAAGG ATAGAAAGGACAGAGATTCAAAGAAACGCagcagtaaaaaaagaaag GCGGTCCTCCACGTGCCATTGATGGTCAGATAA
- the LOC7469552 gene encoding dihydroorotase, mitochondrial isoform X2, whose product MELTITQPDDWHLHLRDGELLQAVAPHSANFFGRAIVMPNLKPPITSTAVAAAYRESILKALPADSDFSPLMTLYLTDTTSPREIKLARESGVVFAVKLYPAGATTNSQDGVTDLFGKCLPVLEEMAEQNMPLLVHGEVTDPNVDVFDREKVFIDTILQPLIQRLPQLKVVMEHITTMEAVRFVESCSYGSVAATVTPQHLLLNRNAIFQGGLQPHNYCLPVLKREIHRQAIVSAVTSGNKKFFLGTDSAPHEKRRKECPCGCAGIYNAPVAISLYAKVFEEAGALDKLEAFTSFNGPDFYGLPRNTSKIKLTRTPWKVPESFSFSFGDIVPMSAGETLEWQPSSI is encoded by the exons ATGGAGCTTACTATAACTCAACCTGATGATTGGCATCTTCATTTACGTGATGGTGAACTTCTTCAAGCTGTTGCCCCTCAcag TGCTAATTTTTTTGGGAGGGCGATTGTGATGCCGAATTTGAAGCCTCCTATTACTTCcactgctgttgctgctgcttaCCGTGAATCTATCTTGAAAGCATTGCCTGCCGATAGTGATTTTAGTCCATTGATGACACTTTATTTGACAGATACTACAAGCCCTCGTGAGATCAAGCTTGCAA GAGAAAGTGGGGTAGTTTTTGCTGTGAAGTTGTATCCTGCTGGGGCTACAACAAATTCTCAAGATGGTGTTACTGATCTTTTTGGAAAATGTCTACCTGTGCTAGAGGAGATGGCTGAGCAGAATATGCCTTTACTG GTTCATGGAGAAGTTACAGATCCTAATGTTGATGTGTTTGATCGTGAAAAAGTCTTCATTGACACTATTTTACAGCCTTTAATCCAAAGGCTTCCACAGCTAAAGGTTGTAATGGAGCATATCACTACAATGGAAGCTGTTAGGTTTGTCGAGTCTTGTAGTTATG GATCTGTGGCGGCAACTGTTACTCCACAGCATCTACTTCTCAATAGAAATGCTATCTTTCAAGGAGGATTGCAGCCACACAATTACTGCCTTCCAGTGCTCAAACGAGAAATTCACA GGCAGGCTATTGTTTCAGCCGTGACTagtggaaataaaaaattcttcctTGGAACTGACAGCGCACCACATGAGAAACGAAGGAAAGAATGTCCTTGTGGATGTGCTGGAATTTATAATGCCCCTGTTGCTATATCACTATATGCCAAGGTTTTTGAAGAG GCTGGTGCACTTGACAAGCTGGAGGCATTTACAAGCTTTAATGGACCAGATTTCTATGGACTTCCAAGAAACACCTCAAAGATCAAACTGACTAGGACTCCATGGAAGGTTCCAGAGTCTTTCTCATTTTCATTTGGAGATATTGTTCCAATGTCTGCAGGTGAAACACTTGAGTGGCAGCCATCCTCCATTTGA
- the LOC7459951 gene encoding pre-mRNA-processing protein 40A isoform X4, translating into MGKNQAYKAMQRARLGSSSGGPEEIEDGMVDGSFHSPEWHAARLASLNTTHTVTWEEYKKKQKEDEMRKGELEADKDRMMREYRAQLDAERARKLAHGRNHSGSKSSHQKDRKDRDSKKRSSKKRKNRRSSTCH; encoded by the exons ATGGGTAAAAATCAAGCTTACAAAGCTATGCAAAGAGCCAGGCTTGGCTCCAGCTCTGGTGGTCCTGAAGAGATTGAAGATGGCATG GTGGATGGTTCTTTTCATTCACCAGAGTGGCATGCTGCTCGTTTGGCCAGCCTTAATACAACTCACACAGTAACCTGGGAAGAGTACAAGAAAAAGCAAAAG GAGGATGAAATGAGGAAGGGGGAACTAGAAGCAGATAAGGATAGAATGATGAGGGAGTACCGAGCTCAATTGGATGCTGAAAGGGCACGCAAACTTGCTCATGGCCGGAATCACTCTGGTAGCAAATCTAGTCATCAAAAGG ATAGAAAGGACAGAGATTCAAAGAAACGCagcagtaaaaaaagaaag AACAGGCGGTCCTCCACGTGCCATTGA
- the LOC7469552 gene encoding dihydroorotase, mitochondrial isoform X1 gives MLAFGTIKTTVLSFKVLKLPSSKIEGSRQLKCKASKMELTITQPDDWHLHLRDGELLQAVAPHSANFFGRAIVMPNLKPPITSTAVAAAYRESILKALPADSDFSPLMTLYLTDTTSPREIKLARESGVVFAVKLYPAGATTNSQDGVTDLFGKCLPVLEEMAEQNMPLLVHGEVTDPNVDVFDREKVFIDTILQPLIQRLPQLKVVMEHITTMEAVRFVESCSYGSVAATVTPQHLLLNRNAIFQGGLQPHNYCLPVLKREIHRQAIVSAVTSGNKKFFLGTDSAPHEKRRKECPCGCAGIYNAPVAISLYAKVFEEAGALDKLEAFTSFNGPDFYGLPRNTSKIKLTRTPWKVPESFSFSFGDIVPMSAGETLEWQPSSI, from the exons atgttGGCATTTGGAACGATAAAGACTacagttttatcattcaaa GTACTGAAACTCCCATCTTCAAAAATTGAAGGATCTAGGCAGTTGAAGTGTAAAGCTTCAAAAATGGAGCTTACTATAACTCAACCTGATGATTGGCATCTTCATTTACGTGATGGTGAACTTCTTCAAGCTGTTGCCCCTCAcag TGCTAATTTTTTTGGGAGGGCGATTGTGATGCCGAATTTGAAGCCTCCTATTACTTCcactgctgttgctgctgcttaCCGTGAATCTATCTTGAAAGCATTGCCTGCCGATAGTGATTTTAGTCCATTGATGACACTTTATTTGACAGATACTACAAGCCCTCGTGAGATCAAGCTTGCAA GAGAAAGTGGGGTAGTTTTTGCTGTGAAGTTGTATCCTGCTGGGGCTACAACAAATTCTCAAGATGGTGTTACTGATCTTTTTGGAAAATGTCTACCTGTGCTAGAGGAGATGGCTGAGCAGAATATGCCTTTACTG GTTCATGGAGAAGTTACAGATCCTAATGTTGATGTGTTTGATCGTGAAAAAGTCTTCATTGACACTATTTTACAGCCTTTAATCCAAAGGCTTCCACAGCTAAAGGTTGTAATGGAGCATATCACTACAATGGAAGCTGTTAGGTTTGTCGAGTCTTGTAGTTATG GATCTGTGGCGGCAACTGTTACTCCACAGCATCTACTTCTCAATAGAAATGCTATCTTTCAAGGAGGATTGCAGCCACACAATTACTGCCTTCCAGTGCTCAAACGAGAAATTCACA GGCAGGCTATTGTTTCAGCCGTGACTagtggaaataaaaaattcttcctTGGAACTGACAGCGCACCACATGAGAAACGAAGGAAAGAATGTCCTTGTGGATGTGCTGGAATTTATAATGCCCCTGTTGCTATATCACTATATGCCAAGGTTTTTGAAGAG GCTGGTGCACTTGACAAGCTGGAGGCATTTACAAGCTTTAATGGACCAGATTTCTATGGACTTCCAAGAAACACCTCAAAGATCAAACTGACTAGGACTCCATGGAAGGTTCCAGAGTCTTTCTCATTTTCATTTGGAGATATTGTTCCAATGTCTGCAGGTGAAACACTTGAGTGGCAGCCATCCTCCATTTGA
- the LOC7459951 gene encoding uncharacterized protein LOC7459951 isoform X2, with the protein MGKNQAYKAMQRARLGSSSGGPEEIEDGMVDGSFHSPEWHAARLASLNTTHTVTWEEYKKKQKEDEMRKGELEADKDRMMREYRAQLDAERARKLAHGRNHSGSKSSHQKDRKDRDSKKRSSKKRKHSRRRSDDSSSSSSSSDSSSSEDERESKRSKSRSRKTKEKKRKSRTKHSSIDDEEAAGPVPLSKFFGSLKN; encoded by the exons ATGGGTAAAAATCAAGCTTACAAAGCTATGCAAAGAGCCAGGCTTGGCTCCAGCTCTGGTGGTCCTGAAGAGATTGAAGATGGCATG GTGGATGGTTCTTTTCATTCACCAGAGTGGCATGCTGCTCGTTTGGCCAGCCTTAATACAACTCACACAGTAACCTGGGAAGAGTACAAGAAAAAGCAAAAG GAGGATGAAATGAGGAAGGGGGAACTAGAAGCAGATAAGGATAGAATGATGAGGGAGTACCGAGCTCAATTGGATGCTGAAAGGGCACGCAAACTTGCTCATGGCCGGAATCACTCTGGTAGCAAATCTAGTCATCAAAAGG ATAGAAAGGACAGAGATTCAAAGAAACGCagcagtaaaaaaagaaag CATTCGAGGCGGAGATCCGATGATTCTAGCTCCTCCAGTTCATCCTCGGATTCTTCAAGTAGTGAAGATGAGAGGGAATCAAAAAGATCAAAGTCAAGGTCTAGAAAAACGAAGGAAAAGAAGCGCAAGTCAAGAACCAAGCACTCCAGTATTGATGATGAAGAGGCTGCTGGGCCTGTGCCACTTTCTAAATTCTTTGGAAGCTTGAAGAACTGA
- the LOC7459951 gene encoding uncharacterized protein LOC7459951 isoform X1: MGKNQAYKAMQRARLGSSSGGPEEIEDGMVDGSFHSPEWHAARLASLNTTHTVTWEEYKKKQKEDEMRKGELEADKDRMMREYRAQLDAERARKLAHGRNHSGSKSSHQKDRKDRDSKKRSSKKRKAVLHVPLMHSRRRSDDSSSSSSSSDSSSSEDERESKRSKSRSRKTKEKKRKSRTKHSSIDDEEAAGPVPLSKFFGSLKN; the protein is encoded by the exons ATGGGTAAAAATCAAGCTTACAAAGCTATGCAAAGAGCCAGGCTTGGCTCCAGCTCTGGTGGTCCTGAAGAGATTGAAGATGGCATG GTGGATGGTTCTTTTCATTCACCAGAGTGGCATGCTGCTCGTTTGGCCAGCCTTAATACAACTCACACAGTAACCTGGGAAGAGTACAAGAAAAAGCAAAAG GAGGATGAAATGAGGAAGGGGGAACTAGAAGCAGATAAGGATAGAATGATGAGGGAGTACCGAGCTCAATTGGATGCTGAAAGGGCACGCAAACTTGCTCATGGCCGGAATCACTCTGGTAGCAAATCTAGTCATCAAAAGG ATAGAAAGGACAGAGATTCAAAGAAACGCagcagtaaaaaaagaaag GCGGTCCTCCACGTGCCATTGATG CATTCGAGGCGGAGATCCGATGATTCTAGCTCCTCCAGTTCATCCTCGGATTCTTCAAGTAGTGAAGATGAGAGGGAATCAAAAAGATCAAAGTCAAGGTCTAGAAAAACGAAGGAAAAGAAGCGCAAGTCAAGAACCAAGCACTCCAGTATTGATGATGAAGAGGCTGCTGGGCCTGTGCCACTTTCTAAATTCTTTGGAAGCTTGAAGAACTGA
- the LOC7469555 gene encoding wax ester synthase/diacylglycerol acyltransferase 4-like produces the protein MRIWTQVTNEDGEQRWKRVEVRLEDHVTVPVFAAGMSPEFYDKCLDDYLSKIATEHLPQSRPIVDNPSLPLTFPSIQSHTNKDGKNFSMCRTVHKFFSTVYNTASDFSSSIIKSCLIEDDKTPIRSGQHGVEFLPAGIETMTFSLDHIKQIKSKLGVTLNDVISGTIFLGTRLYMETLSPGSINANSTSLVLLNTRMFVGSYKSIEEMVEPNADSPWGNHFAFLNIPVPKLRDAAGAENPLQFVFKARQIIRRKRMSSFAVYLTAKYLQLVSKFRGAREGMVF, from the exons ATGAGAATTTGGACACAGGTTACAAATGAAGATGGAGAACAACGATGGAAAAGGGTTGAAGTGAGGCTGGAAGACCACGTAACTGTTCCTGTTTTTGCCGCCGGAATGTCACCAGAATTTTACGACAAATGCCTTGATGATTATCTATCGAAGATTGCAACGGAACATTTACCACAAAGCAGACCGAT AGTTGATAATCCTTCTCTTCCCTTGACATTTCCTTCTATTCAATCGCACACCAATAAGGATGGCAAAAACTTCAGCATGTGCAGGACTGTGCATAAATTTTTCTCTACAGTTTACAACACCGCATCAGATTTTTCTTCGAGCATTATAAAGAGTTGTTTGATTGAGGATGACAAAACACCAATCCGATCTGGGCAACATGGAGTGGAGTTTCTGCCTGCTGGCATAGAAacaatgactttctctctcgATCATATTAAGCAGATCAAGAGCAAGCTTGGAGTG ACACTAAATGATGTGATTAGCGGGACAATATTCCTGGGGACAAGATTATACATGGAAACATTGAGCCCAGGATCAATCAATGCAAACTCTACATCATTGGTGTTGCTAAACACGAGGATGTTTGTAGGCAGCTACAAGTCAATCGAAGAAATGGTGGAACCCAATGCTGACTCGCCATGGGGCAACCATTTTGCGTTCTTGAATATACCTGTTCCCAAGTTAAGGGATGCAGCTGGGGCTGAAAACCCTCTCCAGTTTGTATTCAAAGCAAGACAAATCATAAGGAGGAAGAGGATGAGCTCTTTTGCTGTTTACCTCACCGCAAAGTACCTTCAACTTGTTAGCAAGTTTAGAGGTGCGCGCGAAGGtatggttttttaa